The window CGGCGAGCAGCCGTTCCAACTCCGCCTCCCGAGGCAGGTGGTTCCCGGCCTCCGTGCCGTCGGTGAAGACCCGCACCCCGTACCAGGCCTGGAGCGGAGCCCCGATCCCCGAGAGCGTGGCCGTCAGACCCGCCAGCCGGTCGGCCCGTACGTCCAGACCCAACCGGTTCGTGTAGTCGACGGTGTCGAACGCCTTCAGGGCGGCGTTCCAGTCCCCGCCGAGCCCCGGTCGCATGGCGAGCGCGTCGCCGTTGCGCACCAACAGGGACAGCAGCCCGCCCGGGGCGAGCATCCGGGCCAGCCCCGCCAGCATGGCGTCCGGCTCCGGCACGTACATCAGGACGCCGTGGCACAACACCACGTCGAAGCTGCCCGGCACGAAGTGCGCGCCGGTCTCCCGGCCGTCGCCCTCCATCAGCCGGACCCGGTCGCGGATGCCGGCAGGCTCGCCCGCCAGCGCCTCGCGGGCCACCGCCAGCATGTCGGGGTCCTGTTCCAGGCCGGTCACCTTGTGCCCGGCGCGCGCCAGGCGCAGGGCCTGGGTGCCCTGGCCCATGCCCACGTCGAGGACGCGCAGTCGCTGCCCGACCGGGAAGCGGTGCGCGATCTGCTCGTCGACCTGGCGGCCCACGAGTTCCTGGCGGACCGCGTTACGCAGTCCGCCCAGGCCCTCCAGCCACAGTCGGGATCCCCCGGAGAAGTCGGCCACGTCGCCCCCCGACGCCCCGGATGCGGGCGTCGCTGCGCTCAGGGCCGTTCCCCACGCTTGACCTGCGGCTTCGGCAGGCGCAGCCGGCGCATCTGCAGGGTGCGCATCAGGCCGTACGCGACGGCGCCGCGCTTGGGCTCGTCCGGGAAGCGCTCGTTGACGGCCTTGCGCAGGCGGATGAACATGCCGATGGAGTCGAGGAGGATCAGCGCGATCACACCCATCCACAGCACCAGCGCAATGCTCTGGAGCCGCTCGACCCGCACCATGCTCAGCACGAGGATGATCACCGCCAGCGGCAGGAACATCTCGGCGACCGAGAAGCGCGAGTCCACGAAGTCGCGGACGAAGCGGCGGACGGGGCCCTTGTCGCGGGCGGGCAGGTAGCGCTCGTCGCCGTTGGCGAGGGCCTCGCGCTGCTTCGCCATCTCCACGCGACGGCGCTCACGGGCCCGCTTGGCGTCCTCCTTCCGGTTGCCGGTCGAGGCCACCACTGCCTTGCGCTGCGACTGGGCCACAGCACGCTTCGGCGTCGGGCGGCCCTTCGGGGCCTGGGGGTCACGGGGCTGCGAAAGGTCGGCGCTCACCTTGTCGGTGGCGGGGGCCTTTTCTTCCTTGGAGGAACGGCTACCAAACACGCAACCAAGCCTACGTGGTCAAGGGCACGCTCCCCACCTCGGCGGGGAACGATCCGGCAACGGCGGGCGTCTTCCCTTGTGCAGGGTTCTTGTGACGGGCGGGCCCCCCGGGGGATCTCCTGGGACCACCTACTCCTTACGCCTGACACGGCGGCGGCGTAGTCGTCCTGGAGGAGGAGCGCATTCGTTCTCGAACAGTGCGGTAATGGAGACAGGGCCCGTACTGTGGGTTCTGTTGGTGACCTGGAGTGAAGTCCTTCTAGAAGGGGGCGCGCGAAGCCCATGAGCGGTGTCATGAAGCGTATGGGGATGATCTTCCGCGCGAAGGCGAACAAGGCCCTTGACCGGGCCGAGGACCCGCGCGAAACCCTCGACTACTCGTACCAGAAGCAGCTGGAACTGCTGCAGAAGGTGCGCCGCGGGGTCGCCGACGTCGCGACCTCCCGCAAGCGCCTGGAGCTGCAGCTGAACCAGCTCCAGGGCCAGTCCACCAAGCTGGAGGACCAGGGCCGCAAGGCGCTGGCCCTCGGCCGCGAGGACCTGGCCCGCGAGGCCCTGTCCCGGCGCGCGTCGCTCCAGCAGCAGGTCAGCGACCTGGAGGTGCAGCACCAGACCCTCCAGGGCGAGGAGGAGAAGCTGACGCTCGCCGCGCAGCGCCTCCAGGCCAAGGTGGACGCCTTCCGCACGAAGAAGGAGACCATCAAGGCCACCTACACCGCGGCCCAGGCGCAGACCCGGATCGCGGAGTCCTTCTCCGGCATCTCCGAGGAGATGAGCGACGTCGGCCTCGCCATCCAGCGGGCCGAGGACAAGACGGCCCAGCTCCAGGCCCGCGCCGGCGCGATCGACGAGCTGCTGGCCTCCGG of the Streptomyces sp. NBC_01426 genome contains:
- a CDS encoding class I SAM-dependent methyltransferase, which translates into the protein MGGLRNAVRQELVGRQVDEQIAHRFPVGQRLRVLDVGMGQGTQALRLARAGHKVTGLEQDPDMLAVAREALAGEPAGIRDRVRLMEGDGRETGAHFVPGSFDVVLCHGVLMYVPEPDAMLAGLARMLAPGGLLSLLVRNGDALAMRPGLGGDWNAALKAFDTVDYTNRLGLDVRADRLAGLTATLSGIGAPLQAWYGVRVFTDGTEAGNHLPREAELERLLAAEDRAGRTDPYRAVAALLHLCGVRG
- a CDS encoding DUF3043 domain-containing protein codes for the protein MFGSRSSKEEKAPATDKVSADLSQPRDPQAPKGRPTPKRAVAQSQRKAVVASTGNRKEDAKRARERRRVEMAKQREALANGDERYLPARDKGPVRRFVRDFVDSRFSVAEMFLPLAVIILVLSMVRVERLQSIALVLWMGVIALILLDSIGMFIRLRKAVNERFPDEPKRGAVAYGLMRTLQMRRLRLPKPQVKRGERP
- a CDS encoding PspA/IM30 family protein, which encodes MSGVMKRMGMIFRAKANKALDRAEDPRETLDYSYQKQLELLQKVRRGVADVATSRKRLELQLNQLQGQSTKLEDQGRKALALGREDLAREALSRRASLQQQVSDLEVQHQTLQGEEEKLTLAAQRLQAKVDAFRTKKETIKATYTAAQAQTRIAESFSGISEEMSDVGLAIQRAEDKTAQLQARAGAIDELLASGALDDRSGLGSKDDIQAELDRLSGGSDVELELQRMKAELAGGPADRQQAIEGGAPGAGQPTQTPHRFDKQ